A genomic stretch from Vibrio neptunius includes:
- the fliF gene encoding flagellar M-ring protein FliF → MSDLTTQVAGGGTFSAASTQTSSTRGMEDFTQKLKQLWSNSQRNLVLSAVLAAIVAAIIVVALWSSTQSYRPLYSQQERFDTGEIVSVLESEGINYRLQEQNGQVLVPEGHVAKIRMLLAAKGVKAKLPTGLDSLKEDSSLGTSQFMETARYRHGLEGELVRTIMSLNAVSNARVHLAIPRQTLFVRQNSEAPSASVMLELKPGEDLKPEQVEAIINLVVGSVTGMKPELVSVIDQYGRLLSADVASAEAGKVNAKYLEYQKNVEKQIIQRASDMLTPIVGPSNFRVQVAADLDFSQVEETQEILDNTPIIRNEHTISDNSTDQIALGVPGTLSNQPPVTGEAPTQDSKNTNTRSEINRQYAVGSSVRRTHYQQGQIEKLSVSVLLNQAAAPNGTAWTAEEKAQISTMVTDAVGIAADRGDTLSLMSFSFTPLTIEAPPTIPWWQDPTVQQPMRYVIGGMLGMAMIFFVLRPLIMHLTGSDMRSQELEFADPQDDPIYENLQTREEREREEALNRKLSEKGIAASTGLDVGNDMLPPPGSPLEIQLKHLQLIANEEPERVAEVLKQWVNVNEHSRVKSKSNA, encoded by the coding sequence ATGTCAGACTTAACAACCCAAGTTGCAGGTGGCGGAACATTTAGTGCTGCCAGTACGCAAACCTCCTCCACGCGAGGAATGGAAGATTTCACTCAAAAATTGAAACAGCTGTGGTCAAACAGTCAGAGAAATCTGGTTCTGTCCGCGGTTTTGGCCGCTATCGTGGCGGCAATCATAGTGGTCGCACTTTGGAGCTCAACACAGAGTTATCGCCCGCTTTACAGTCAGCAAGAGAGGTTTGATACTGGTGAAATTGTCTCTGTCCTCGAATCTGAAGGTATCAATTACCGACTTCAAGAGCAAAATGGCCAAGTACTAGTGCCAGAAGGACATGTGGCCAAAATCCGAATGTTGCTCGCAGCAAAAGGCGTGAAAGCCAAGCTGCCAACCGGGTTAGATTCCCTTAAAGAAGACAGTTCCCTTGGCACCAGTCAGTTTATGGAAACCGCTCGCTATCGTCATGGCTTGGAAGGTGAACTGGTACGTACCATTATGTCACTCAATGCAGTGTCTAACGCTCGTGTTCACCTAGCAATACCGCGTCAAACCTTGTTTGTTAGACAAAACAGCGAAGCGCCTTCAGCGTCAGTGATGCTTGAGCTTAAACCTGGTGAAGATCTGAAGCCGGAACAAGTTGAAGCGATTATCAATTTGGTTGTTGGCAGTGTGACAGGAATGAAGCCTGAGTTGGTCTCTGTGATTGATCAATACGGTCGTTTGTTGAGTGCCGATGTCGCTTCAGCGGAAGCCGGTAAGGTCAATGCAAAATATCTTGAATATCAGAAGAACGTTGAGAAACAAATCATTCAACGTGCTTCAGACATGCTGACGCCGATTGTTGGACCGAGCAACTTCCGTGTTCAGGTCGCGGCAGATCTTGATTTCAGTCAGGTCGAAGAGACTCAAGAAATTCTTGATAATACGCCGATCATTCGCAACGAGCATACTATCTCCGACAACTCGACTGATCAGATAGCACTCGGTGTCCCGGGAACATTGAGCAACCAGCCTCCAGTCACTGGTGAAGCGCCAACTCAGGATAGCAAAAATACCAACACACGCTCTGAAATAAACCGCCAGTACGCGGTGGGCAGTAGTGTGCGACGTACACATTATCAGCAGGGCCAGATTGAAAAACTCAGTGTGTCTGTGTTGCTTAATCAGGCGGCCGCACCTAATGGTACCGCTTGGACCGCAGAGGAAAAAGCACAAATTTCGACCATGGTTACCGACGCGGTAGGCATTGCGGCTGACCGTGGCGACACTCTTAGCTTGATGAGTTTTAGCTTTACACCGCTCACGATTGAGGCGCCACCGACCATTCCATGGTGGCAGGATCCCACGGTTCAGCAACCTATGCGTTACGTAATAGGCGGTATGCTAGGGATGGCGATGATTTTCTTCGTGCTGCGTCCACTTATCATGCATTTGACGGGATCGGACATGCGTTCGCAAGAGTTGGAGTTCGCTGATCCTCAGGATGACCCTATCTACGAAAATCTGCAAACAAGAGAAGAACGTGAGCGAGAAGAAGCTTTGAATCGAAAACTATCGGAAAAAGGCATTGCCGCTTCCACTGGCTTGGATGTGGGGAATGACATGCTACCGCCACCTGGGTCGCCACTGGAGATTCAACTGAAACACCTACAGTTAATCGCCAACGAAGAACCTGAACGAGTCGCCGAAGTACTAAAACAATGGGTAAATGTGAATGAACACAGCAGAGTTAAATCAAAAAGCAACGCTTAG
- the fliE gene encoding flagellar hook-basal body complex protein FliE, giving the protein MASQPINSAMTAEQLMLSKMDAMRAQIQPEFVVSANPLDVQQVNSPLSFSTAMTNVLDTVNQHQSVASQKMTAVETGQSDDLVGAMIASQKASLSFNALMQVRNKVVTSFEDIMKMPV; this is encoded by the coding sequence ATGGCAAGTCAACCAATAAACAGTGCGATGACCGCAGAACAATTGATGCTATCCAAGATGGATGCAATGCGTGCTCAGATCCAACCTGAGTTTGTGGTTTCAGCGAATCCACTTGATGTGCAGCAGGTGAATTCGCCTCTCTCATTTTCCACAGCAATGACCAATGTGCTCGATACGGTCAATCAGCATCAATCAGTGGCCAGCCAGAAAATGACCGCGGTCGAAACAGGCCAAAGCGATGATTTAGTCGGAGCCATGATCGCTAGTCAGAAAGCCAGCCTGTCATTCAACGCTTTGATGCAGGTACGTAACAAGGTCGTGACCTCGTTTGAAGATATTATGAAGATGCCGGTGTAA
- a CDS encoding flagellar motor switch protein FliG: MNTAELNQKATLSYVEQTALVLLGMGEDAAAKVLRNFTRDETQRVTKAMAKLSGIKSDRAHGIIQHFFEDFRQHSGIRGASKEYLSNTLRKALGNDLAKGLLNNLYGDEIRNNMKRLQWVDADILARFIANEHPEMQAIFLAYLPAESSSTVLKHLPEDYHDEILYRIARLQDIDHQVASDLNDLIDRCIEQVSASQSAPLSGVKQVADIINRFEGDRGSLMEMLKLHDEEVVSEIELNMFDFLVLGRQTEETLDTLVQQVPLELWSLALKGAEIILQQTIKSAMPQRMVKALEDDMEIRGAVPLSRVERARHEVMQIVRELDEEGEIELVLYDEPTVE; encoded by the coding sequence ATGAACACAGCAGAGTTAAATCAAAAAGCAACGCTTAGTTACGTAGAGCAAACCGCTCTGGTACTTCTCGGCATGGGGGAAGATGCCGCGGCCAAAGTGCTGCGCAACTTCACCCGAGATGAAACCCAGCGTGTGACGAAAGCAATGGCGAAGCTCAGTGGAATAAAAAGTGATCGTGCTCATGGCATTATCCAGCACTTCTTCGAAGACTTTCGGCAGCATAGCGGCATTCGCGGTGCGTCGAAAGAGTATCTATCGAATACCCTGCGCAAAGCCTTGGGGAATGACCTAGCCAAAGGTCTTCTCAACAACTTATACGGTGATGAGATTCGCAATAACATGAAGCGTTTACAGTGGGTGGATGCTGACATTTTAGCTCGATTCATCGCCAATGAGCACCCAGAGATGCAAGCCATTTTTCTGGCCTACTTGCCTGCAGAAAGCTCATCGACGGTACTTAAGCACTTACCTGAAGACTATCATGACGAAATTTTGTACCGGATTGCCCGGCTGCAGGATATTGACCATCAGGTCGCCAGTGATCTCAACGACCTCATTGACCGCTGTATTGAACAGGTATCGGCCAGTCAGAGTGCGCCATTATCTGGAGTCAAGCAAGTGGCAGACATCATCAACCGTTTTGAAGGTGACCGTGGCTCGTTAATGGAAATGCTCAAGTTGCACGATGAAGAGGTGGTGAGTGAGATTGAGCTCAACATGTTCGACTTTTTGGTGCTTGGTCGACAGACAGAAGAAACACTGGATACTTTGGTTCAGCAAGTCCCACTTGAACTTTGGAGCCTAGCTCTTAAAGGGGCGGAGATCATTCTACAACAAACGATAAAGAGTGCGATGCCACAGCGTATGGTCAAAGCGCTGGAAGATGATATGGAAATCCGTGGTGCTGTCCCTCTGAGTCGTGTTGAACGAGCCAGACACGAGGTCATGCAGATCGTGCGTGAATTGGATGAAGAAGGTGAAATCGAACTCGTGCTTTATGACGAACCAACAGTGGAGTAA
- a CDS encoding OmpA family protein, producing the protein MDEVNWLYNGNSLVCNLKYENSSYGKFYFRSEEVGKIYLHSQFEANNKNWNHGKLYSSPAPWSRGSDAKFISPNATINKQHSVFQHNIPELLNNIESGHWIKLAFSGSHPSDSRTYLLPTIRIQKALAQFHRCQTSLPSIPYAQARNITLSFDLGQRQLTTQQIDTLSALYTYIRADKNIKKILIDGYTDNIGSKVANLTIAKQRADLVAKALKKSGVEAARIEIRSHGSRYPIANNSTPEGQAKNRRVTLRLVRNDEAVIPKQNNKINDREKA; encoded by the coding sequence ATGGATGAAGTCAATTGGCTTTATAATGGGAACAGCTTGGTATGCAATCTTAAATATGAGAATTCTTCCTATGGGAAGTTTTATTTCCGCTCTGAGGAAGTAGGTAAAATATATTTACACTCCCAGTTTGAAGCGAATAATAAAAATTGGAATCACGGAAAGTTATATAGTTCTCCTGCTCCATGGAGTAGGGGAAGTGATGCCAAGTTTATAAGCCCTAATGCCACTATTAATAAACAGCATTCTGTTTTTCAGCATAATATACCTGAATTGTTGAACAATATTGAATCAGGGCATTGGATAAAACTCGCGTTTAGCGGAAGTCACCCTTCCGACAGTCGAACTTATCTTTTACCCACGATCCGTATTCAAAAAGCGCTCGCTCAATTTCACCGTTGCCAAACTTCATTACCTAGCATTCCTTATGCTCAAGCACGCAACATCACACTGTCATTTGATCTAGGCCAGCGTCAGTTAACGACTCAACAAATCGATACGCTTAGTGCGCTATACACGTACATACGAGCTGACAAAAATATCAAAAAAATTCTTATTGACGGCTACACCGACAACATCGGGTCTAAGGTCGCGAATCTCACTATCGCTAAGCAACGAGCAGATTTGGTTGCGAAAGCACTTAAAAAATCAGGCGTAGAGGCCGCAAGAATAGAAATAAGGTCTCATGGTTCTCGATACCCCATCGCCAATAACTCAACACCAGAAGGGCAGGCTAAGAACCGACGCGTGACTTTAAGACTGGTGCGCAATGATGAAGCAGTGATACCAAAACAAAATAATAAAATTAACGATAGGGAAAAGGCTTAA
- a CDS encoding sigma-54 dependent transcriptional regulator encodes MAETNILLVEPRDEFAQPVIRVLEEAGYHVTHSRTGRSALLEGSASITLVSSNLPDMCVREFVSCHQKTSSNGVAIAIVEQEQGILAAETMKAGATDYLLRPFENSQLLNLLRRVEVIGKPMANIVAESWRSKQVLQLAHRAACTNASVLVTGESGTGKEVLARYVHEHSPRSNGPFIAVNCAAIPESMLEAVLFGHMKGAFTGATHSQSGKFEEANNGTILLDEIGEMSPAVQAKLLRVLQEREVERVGSHKSIQLDIRVIAATNKDLREEVKNGTFREDLYYRLDVLPLHWPPLRERSEDILPISQFFINKFQDGSQCHLSQDAIMALSQYHWPGNIRELENVIQRALVMRHGDYITAHDLMLPVELISPVQTTTPAQSMGHVEVKKQAEYQYILEQLRQYGGNRTKTANALGVTTRALRYKLAAMREQGIDLQSALGSAA; translated from the coding sequence ATGGCAGAGACCAATATCTTGTTAGTAGAGCCAAGAGATGAGTTCGCCCAGCCAGTCATTAGAGTGCTAGAAGAGGCGGGTTACCATGTTACTCATTCTCGTACTGGGCGGAGTGCGCTGCTTGAAGGGTCGGCGTCGATTACGCTGGTGAGTTCAAATTTGCCTGACATGTGTGTCAGAGAGTTTGTCAGTTGTCATCAAAAGACATCAAGCAATGGTGTCGCTATTGCAATCGTAGAACAAGAGCAGGGAATCTTAGCCGCCGAAACCATGAAAGCTGGCGCGACGGATTACCTACTCCGTCCATTTGAAAACAGTCAGTTGCTCAACCTTTTACGGCGTGTTGAAGTGATTGGCAAGCCCATGGCTAATATTGTGGCTGAATCATGGCGCAGCAAACAGGTACTTCAGTTGGCGCACCGTGCAGCTTGCACCAATGCCAGTGTGTTAGTGACCGGAGAATCTGGCACAGGTAAAGAAGTGTTGGCGCGTTATGTCCATGAGCACTCACCACGCTCGAACGGTCCTTTCATTGCGGTAAACTGTGCTGCTATACCCGAATCTATGCTTGAAGCCGTCTTGTTTGGCCATATGAAAGGTGCGTTCACTGGCGCGACTCATTCTCAAAGCGGTAAGTTTGAAGAAGCCAATAACGGAACCATATTGCTCGATGAGATCGGAGAGATGTCACCAGCGGTCCAGGCAAAGCTTTTGCGTGTACTTCAGGAAAGAGAAGTTGAGCGAGTAGGCAGTCATAAGTCTATTCAGCTTGATATTCGGGTCATTGCCGCAACCAATAAAGATCTGCGTGAAGAAGTGAAAAACGGCACATTCCGTGAGGATCTTTATTACCGTTTGGATGTTTTACCCCTGCATTGGCCACCACTGCGGGAACGCAGTGAAGACATATTGCCGATCAGTCAGTTCTTCATCAACAAATTTCAGGATGGCAGTCAGTGTCATCTTTCTCAGGACGCGATCATGGCGCTCAGCCAATATCACTGGCCCGGTAATATCCGAGAGCTGGAAAACGTGATTCAACGTGCACTAGTCATGCGACATGGTGACTACATTACCGCCCATGATCTGATGTTGCCCGTTGAGTTAATTAGCCCTGTCCAAACCACGACGCCTGCCCAAAGTATGGGACACGTTGAGGTCAAGAAACAGGCTGAATACCAGTACATTCTCGAACAACTTCGCCAGTATGGCGGCAATCGCACCAAGACAGCAAACGCACTTGGCGTTACGACCCGCGCATTACGCTACAAGTTAGCGGCAATGCGTGAACAAGGTATTGATCTACAGTCGGCCCTAGGTTCGGCTGCTTAA